gtcggtgagATGTCCGGTCCAGGGCccgactcgccgatcttgccgatgaagacatgaattccgccgaaggggcccggtacccgtactcgattgagccggcctcggggccccagcctgcgtcataGATGTAGaccttgccgcgatgactcttggtcatccggcccacagcgtatcctttgatcccttcaaagttgccatgtaagaactcaaaaccactatgcgctggccccacagtgggcgccaactgtcgtggaattgtcacggtagatgtcctagcagaaggacttagtcgtggagccatcacaacagggtttgcttaaaggggttaaatgggacaaatgacacaaggagtttatactggttctgccccttgcgatgaaggtaaaggcctaatccggtttgaggtggtattgcttatgtatcgattaccagggagcgaatatgcttgacctagctttcggtCTATTctctcttgccctaagccgccaccgggccATCCCTTTATATAAAAAACATGTCTGGCCCGATGACTAGTtacacttgccttacaatacaagccaTACATATATGGCGGCttacacctatgggccttaagcTGCCTTTGGGATTTGGGCCCTTTAGTATttctgcttcatgaaccgccatcttcaacatcttcattgGCTTTGTTttgatgaaccgccattgggataacccagcccctcctgggcgggtcatacccaatagtcatatccccaacactgacggtaatgttactgtctacaaagcttgacttgttgcgaaaggttttcacaagttcaaggagttgattacgatgagaccttctcacccgtagcgatgcttaagtctgtctgaatcatgttagcaattgtcgcattttatgattatgaaatttggcaaatggatgtcaaaactacattccttaatggatatcttaaagaagagttatatacgatgcaactagaaggtttttttgatccaaaaggtgctaacaaagtgtgcaagctccagcggtccatttatggattggtggaagcctcttggagttggaatatactctttgatagtgtgatagaagcatatggttttatacagacttttggagaagcctgtgatgcccggataattaagctacagtaaaaccctgctaatggtgccacatcatcacattactgttgctaatcctcactttatCCAGATCACAattctaattcaaattcaaattaaagtccaatattcaaatttctcaaacatacaaacaaaatgttcaaagtgtggcaaatattccataactaattatggtggtgacccaacacttttgaAAAGTATTTTAATCCTATTTTGCGAATATAACAGTGGATGAATATAATTATTAAatgctttttaaattataaaaatactaaactattttatttgaacCTCAAACTAAATGTGGAAGTGGTATATTTAATAGTACTAATTTGGAGTCTAGGTTTGTATTTTACAAAAGTTAGAATAAaactaaatagaaaacagaaaatttaaaaaaagaaaagaaatgcaaagtaaataaaaagagaaaggcccctGACTCCCCCGGGCCTCGGTCCACCCCCACCTGAGCCAGCCCAACTACCCCCACCggtctccttctcctcctattcccgTGGTGCGGTCGCTACACGGGCATGGTTGTCCCCGaccgcctcgccggcgacgccagagAGTATAAGGACCCTCCCCGACGCCTCGAGCCCTTCCCTATCTCGCCCAAAATATCTCCACCCactcccctctctcctcctccgcTTATCCCCTCACCCAGATCCCTTTCCCCTCCTTCCGAGCTCTGCCATGGACGCGACGCCGAGACCGACGTAGCCGCAGCCACCACCGTCCCTGAACCCCTCCGATGCGTCCATGTCCCCTACGACATCTACATGGGCGGGCTCGAGCTGGGCGTCCCTGCATCGAGCGGATCGACGCCatcctcctcctcgagcaccacCGCCTTCTTCTTCAACTTCGTCGTCGTCCTATGCTTTGACCCCTCCCCGAGCATGCTCTTGCACAACTACAGGTCCGGTGAGGCCCCTGTCCAAACCCTCCCTCCTTTCCCCCCGTCCCGAATGCTTTAGGCCACCGTGCCCGCTCGCACCAATTCCCGACAACCCCGCGGTCGCCACGCCCATGGCCGCGCCCCGGCGCCAGCCGCGCATGCGTGCTCGTGCCCTAGCCTCATGCGCGTTTTGACCGTGTGCGCCCCGCCGCGTCTCCCTTCTTGCTGCGCTCGCGCCCGGACCTCTGCTCCCCACGCTGTCTCGTGTTGCCCGTGCCTCGTGGCCTTCCGCCCACCGCTACTCCCGCGAGCAACCGCTGCCACTAGAGAGATGCTACCTGCTGCTTTTGCTGCTAGGTGTGGACGCCCGTGTCGTGCCCGCGAGCCTCTCTGGTCGCGCGCCCCTACACGCCTCACTCCCGCTCGCCGCTCGCCTACTGCCGCCGGAGCCGTCTACCGTCGCCCGTGCGCAAGCACCGCCTTGGCCCCTGCCATGTGCCTTGTTGTCATGCCCGCAGCTGCGCGCGCTCCGCTCGCTAGTTGTCGCCTGGCAGCGCCCGCCTTCGTAGTCTGCTACTCGCCCGACGACGTGCCCATTGCTCCAGGCCGCGCCTGGCCCTGCTTGCCGTCCCGCGCGCGCCCCTGCGCCTGCCCGCGCTGTTTCTGCTGAAGCTCTTGCTTGCCTGATGCGCTAATACTATTGCTGCTTACTGTACTGCTAGCTAGCTTTTCAATTTTTACATTGACTAACCGCCTAGACAGCCCCTAATCTGTGGTTAAACAACTGGTAAAATGACTAAGTAAAATATGAGAAGGTAGTACACTTGACAAAGCTCAAGTGtttccattggaccaaatccaTTTGGTGCATAGATTAAATTCGATGAAAATCACAAAGTGCTATCTTTTGTTAGCAGAAAACAGAACTATGTGCGTGAgtgtgttgtgtgtgtgcgtgggagGCAGGGATGGCTCACTGCCAAGTAGGGGATGCTCCTGATTAGTTTAGGTTGATTAAATACTTAGTGGTCAGAGTAGTTAGACTAATTAGTACTACTTAGGATAATTGCTACCCTATGTCATGTGGCCCCCTATGTTAATTTTAACCCCTCCATTTTAGTTTAGCCATCAATTAAATTATgtgccaatgacatgtgggccacatccCCCCTTTTTGACTAGTCATTTTGACTTGGTCAAATTTTGATTATATTAAataaaaatatttcagaaaatCTTTAAATCTTtgataattcatagaaaataatctgtaactcggatgaaaaggttctctacataaaagttgctcagaaaaacgtgacgaacccgaatacgctacccacatacctgtcagatgcctctaactatatgAACATGGAGCATTCCCCTTCAGTCATCTGTTtgacataggtccggaaccgggaaaacattcccggttgaattcccccttcacctgtatcgtgtagccatacattaggtcacacccggcacaacatattgccatgttatgctttgtgatgctttgtttgctttatatttattgtttcttccccctcttctctttggtagaac
The sequence above is drawn from the Triticum aestivum cultivar Chinese Spring chromosome 7A, IWGSC CS RefSeq v2.1, whole genome shotgun sequence genome and encodes:
- the LOC123150649 gene encoding uncharacterized protein; its protein translation is MVVPDRLAGDAREYKDPPRRLEPFPISPKISPPTPLSPPPLIPSPRSLSPPSELCHGRDAETDVAAATTVPEPLRCVHVPYDIYMGGLELGVPASSGSTPSSSSSTTAFFFNFVVVLCFDPSPSMLLHNYRSDDGSQEPEDATDDY